In Vigna unguiculata cultivar IT97K-499-35 chromosome 3, ASM411807v1, whole genome shotgun sequence, a single genomic region encodes these proteins:
- the LOC114179769 gene encoding uncharacterized protein LOC114179769 isoform X1: MVNSICRQSEREEERGERRACARTSVTEKQLQMGHVAAVMALSPSTSQQLLYYASIFFFSLFFILCLFAHSAQSSFSSKPNLTPMVRTVNRIWKIFCQKMQGSKNQCQLSEMKCNISSLGHFFGLLDANFFDDKQIGEIAEGAEEFNIPIIKANRKLVAYENGGLHYPSPLVFNADWNYEPVHYENKRFNYPSISGVQRPDSEDDIAFMSVLELGELIKTKQITSQQLTQIFLRRLKKYNPTLEAVVTYTEELAQEQAKEADKLLSQGVYLGPLHGIPYGLKDIISVPKYKTTWGSKSFKNQIINTEAWVYKRLKSAGAVLVAKLVSGSLAYDDIWFGGRTRNPWNIEEFSTGSSAGPAASTSAGMVPFAFGTETAGSITYPAARCGVTALRPTFGTIGRSGVMSISESLDKLGPFCRSATDCAIILDIVRGRDLDDPSSKDSSLDDPFLVDISKLTVGYLEDAEMEVVHVLASKGVKMVPFKLNYTVDSVQGILNFTMDVDMLSHFDEWQRSGEDNVYEAQDQWPTELRRSRIIPAVDYVQAQRARGRLIKEIRESFTVDAFIGNATDWERVCIGNLVGLPVIVVPTGLKNISHPPPGGTRRRTTITTGIYAPPNRDHIALAVAMAYQAVTNHHKQRPPINDLGPNDKIPDPVSGSTYPSRVLGIAPSST; the protein is encoded by the exons ATGGTCAATTCTATTTGCAGACAAAGTGAGAGGGAGGaagagagaggagaaagaagGGCATGCGCAAGAACAAGTGTCACGGAGAAGCAGTTACAGATGGGACACGTGGCAGCGGTGATGGCACTCTCACCTTCCACTTCTCAACAACTGTTGTATTATgcttccatcttcttcttctctctattcttcatCCTCTGCCTTTTCGCTCACTCTGCTCAATCCTCATTTTCTTCAAAACCAAACCTAACACCAATG GTGAGAACGGTTAACAGAATATGGAAAATATTCTGCCAGAAAATGCAG GGAAGTAAAAATCAATGTCAATTATCAGAGATGAAATGTAATATTTCCAGCTTAGGACATTTCTTTGGATTACTTGACGCCAACTTCTTTGACGATAAACAG ATTGGGGAGATTGCTGAAGGTGCAGAGGAATTCAATATTCCAATCATAAAAGCCAATAGAAAACTTGTAGCTTATGAGAATGGGGGTTTGCATTATCCTTCTCCTTTAGTTTTCAATGCTGATTGGAACTATGAGCCAGTTCATTATGAAAACAAAAGGTTCAACTATCCTTCCATCTCTGGTGTACAGAGACCTGATTCTGAAGATGATATTGCCTTTATGAGC GTTCTTGAGTTAGGTGAACTCATCAAAACAAAGCAAATTACTTCTCAGCAGCTTACACAAATATTCTTGCGGAGATTGAAAAA GTACAATCCTACTCTTGAAGCTGTAGTCACTTATACCGAAGAGTTAGCACAGGAGCAAGCCAAAGAAGCAGACAAGTTGCTCAGCCAGGGAGTCTATCTGG GGCCTCTTCATGGGATTCCTTACGGATTGAAGGACATAATATCAGTACCCAAATACAAAACGACCTGGGGAtcaaaatcattcaaaaatcaaattattaacaCGGAAGCTTGGGTCTATAAAAG ATTGAAGTCTGCCGGGGCTGTTCTAGTTGCAAAGCTCGTTTCTGGATCATTGGCATATGATGACATTTGGTTTGGTGGCAGAACTAGGAATCCATGGAATATTGAGGAATTTTCTACTGGATCATCTGCTGGACCTGCAGCAAGCACCTCAGCCG GTATGGTTCCATTCGCGTTTGGTACAGAAACAGCTGGATCCATAACTTATCCAGCAGCTCGATGTGGGGTGACAGCATTGCGCCCAACTTTTGGAACTATTGGTCGAAGTGGTGTGATGAGCATTTCAGAAAGCTTG GATAAGCTTGGCCCTTTCTGTAGATCTGCTACTGATTGTGCCATTATTCTCGATATTGTTCGGGGAAGAGATCTTGATGATCCCTCGTCAAAAGATAGCTCCCTTGATGATCCATTCCTGGTTGACATTTCTAAATTGACCGTTGGATATCTCGAAGATGCCGAAATGGAG GTTGTTCATGTTCTTGCATCAAAAGGTGTCAAGATGGTCCCTTTCAAACTGAATTACACAGTTGATTCTGTTCAAGGtatcttaaatttcacaatGGACGTTGACATGCTATCCCACTTTGATGAGTGGCAACGCTCAGGTGAGGATAATGTGTACGAAGCCCAAGACCAGTGGCCCACTGAACTACGCCGAAGCCGCATAATTCCAGCAGTGGACTATGTGCAG GCACAAAGAGCACGGGGAAGGCTAATAAAGGAAATAAGAGAGTCCTTCACTGTTGATGCATTCATTGGCAATGCAACTGATTGGGAGAGAGTTTGTATTGGAAATCTTGTTGGTTTACCAGTCATAGTAGTGCCAACAGGACTTAAAAATATCTCTCATCCACCACCAGGTGGAACTAGAAGAAGAACTACAATCACCACTGGCATTTATGCTCCCCCTAACCGAGACCACATT GCTCTGGCGGTGGCAATGGCTTACCAAGCTGTCACCAATCACCATAAACAGCGGCCACCAATCAATGATCTCGGGCCAAATGATAAGATCCCTGACCCAGTTTCTGGTAGTACCTACCCTTCCAGGGTTTTGGGCATTGCTCCTTCATCTACTTGA
- the LOC114179769 gene encoding uncharacterized protein LOC114179769 isoform X2, whose protein sequence is MVNSICRQSEREEERGERRACARTSVTEKQLQMGHVAAVMALSPSTSQQLLYYASIFFFSLFFILCLFAHSAQSSFSSKPNLTPMGSKNQCQLSEMKCNISSLGHFFGLLDANFFDDKQIGEIAEGAEEFNIPIIKANRKLVAYENGGLHYPSPLVFNADWNYEPVHYENKRFNYPSISGVQRPDSEDDIAFMSVLELGELIKTKQITSQQLTQIFLRRLKKYNPTLEAVVTYTEELAQEQAKEADKLLSQGVYLGPLHGIPYGLKDIISVPKYKTTWGSKSFKNQIINTEAWVYKRLKSAGAVLVAKLVSGSLAYDDIWFGGRTRNPWNIEEFSTGSSAGPAASTSAGMVPFAFGTETAGSITYPAARCGVTALRPTFGTIGRSGVMSISESLDKLGPFCRSATDCAIILDIVRGRDLDDPSSKDSSLDDPFLVDISKLTVGYLEDAEMEVVHVLASKGVKMVPFKLNYTVDSVQGILNFTMDVDMLSHFDEWQRSGEDNVYEAQDQWPTELRRSRIIPAVDYVQAQRARGRLIKEIRESFTVDAFIGNATDWERVCIGNLVGLPVIVVPTGLKNISHPPPGGTRRRTTITTGIYAPPNRDHIALAVAMAYQAVTNHHKQRPPINDLGPNDKIPDPVSGSTYPSRVLGIAPSST, encoded by the exons ATGGTCAATTCTATTTGCAGACAAAGTGAGAGGGAGGaagagagaggagaaagaagGGCATGCGCAAGAACAAGTGTCACGGAGAAGCAGTTACAGATGGGACACGTGGCAGCGGTGATGGCACTCTCACCTTCCACTTCTCAACAACTGTTGTATTATgcttccatcttcttcttctctctattcttcatCCTCTGCCTTTTCGCTCACTCTGCTCAATCCTCATTTTCTTCAAAACCAAACCTAACACCAATG GGAAGTAAAAATCAATGTCAATTATCAGAGATGAAATGTAATATTTCCAGCTTAGGACATTTCTTTGGATTACTTGACGCCAACTTCTTTGACGATAAACAG ATTGGGGAGATTGCTGAAGGTGCAGAGGAATTCAATATTCCAATCATAAAAGCCAATAGAAAACTTGTAGCTTATGAGAATGGGGGTTTGCATTATCCTTCTCCTTTAGTTTTCAATGCTGATTGGAACTATGAGCCAGTTCATTATGAAAACAAAAGGTTCAACTATCCTTCCATCTCTGGTGTACAGAGACCTGATTCTGAAGATGATATTGCCTTTATGAGC GTTCTTGAGTTAGGTGAACTCATCAAAACAAAGCAAATTACTTCTCAGCAGCTTACACAAATATTCTTGCGGAGATTGAAAAA GTACAATCCTACTCTTGAAGCTGTAGTCACTTATACCGAAGAGTTAGCACAGGAGCAAGCCAAAGAAGCAGACAAGTTGCTCAGCCAGGGAGTCTATCTGG GGCCTCTTCATGGGATTCCTTACGGATTGAAGGACATAATATCAGTACCCAAATACAAAACGACCTGGGGAtcaaaatcattcaaaaatcaaattattaacaCGGAAGCTTGGGTCTATAAAAG ATTGAAGTCTGCCGGGGCTGTTCTAGTTGCAAAGCTCGTTTCTGGATCATTGGCATATGATGACATTTGGTTTGGTGGCAGAACTAGGAATCCATGGAATATTGAGGAATTTTCTACTGGATCATCTGCTGGACCTGCAGCAAGCACCTCAGCCG GTATGGTTCCATTCGCGTTTGGTACAGAAACAGCTGGATCCATAACTTATCCAGCAGCTCGATGTGGGGTGACAGCATTGCGCCCAACTTTTGGAACTATTGGTCGAAGTGGTGTGATGAGCATTTCAGAAAGCTTG GATAAGCTTGGCCCTTTCTGTAGATCTGCTACTGATTGTGCCATTATTCTCGATATTGTTCGGGGAAGAGATCTTGATGATCCCTCGTCAAAAGATAGCTCCCTTGATGATCCATTCCTGGTTGACATTTCTAAATTGACCGTTGGATATCTCGAAGATGCCGAAATGGAG GTTGTTCATGTTCTTGCATCAAAAGGTGTCAAGATGGTCCCTTTCAAACTGAATTACACAGTTGATTCTGTTCAAGGtatcttaaatttcacaatGGACGTTGACATGCTATCCCACTTTGATGAGTGGCAACGCTCAGGTGAGGATAATGTGTACGAAGCCCAAGACCAGTGGCCCACTGAACTACGCCGAAGCCGCATAATTCCAGCAGTGGACTATGTGCAG GCACAAAGAGCACGGGGAAGGCTAATAAAGGAAATAAGAGAGTCCTTCACTGTTGATGCATTCATTGGCAATGCAACTGATTGGGAGAGAGTTTGTATTGGAAATCTTGTTGGTTTACCAGTCATAGTAGTGCCAACAGGACTTAAAAATATCTCTCATCCACCACCAGGTGGAACTAGAAGAAGAACTACAATCACCACTGGCATTTATGCTCCCCCTAACCGAGACCACATT GCTCTGGCGGTGGCAATGGCTTACCAAGCTGTCACCAATCACCATAAACAGCGGCCACCAATCAATGATCTCGGGCCAAATGATAAGATCCCTGACCCAGTTTCTGGTAGTACCTACCCTTCCAGGGTTTTGGGCATTGCTCCTTCATCTACTTGA
- the LOC114179769 gene encoding uncharacterized protein LOC114179769 isoform X3, with protein sequence MVNSICRQSEREEERGERRACARTSVTEKQLQMGHVAAVMALSPSTSQQLLYYASIFFFSLFFILCLFAHSAQSSFSSKPNLTPMVRTVNRIWKIFCQKMQGSKNQCQLSEMKCNISSLGHFFGLLDANFFDDKQIGEIAEGAEEFNIPIIKANRKLVAYENGGLHYPSPLVFNADWNYEPVHYENKRFNYPSISGVQRPDSEDDIAFMSVLELGELIKTKQITSQQLTQIFLRRLKKYNPTLEAVVTYTEELAQEQAKEADKLLSQGVYLGPLHGIPYGLKDIISVPKYKTTWGSKSFKNQIINTEAWVYKRTRNPWNIEEFSTGSSAGPAASTSAGMVPFAFGTETAGSITYPAARCGVTALRPTFGTIGRSGVMSISESLDKLGPFCRSATDCAIILDIVRGRDLDDPSSKDSSLDDPFLVDISKLTVGYLEDAEMEVVHVLASKGVKMVPFKLNYTVDSVQGILNFTMDVDMLSHFDEWQRSGEDNVYEAQDQWPTELRRSRIIPAVDYVQAQRARGRLIKEIRESFTVDAFIGNATDWERVCIGNLVGLPVIVVPTGLKNISHPPPGGTRRRTTITTGIYAPPNRDHIALAVAMAYQAVTNHHKQRPPINDLGPNDKIPDPVSGSTYPSRVLGIAPSST encoded by the exons ATGGTCAATTCTATTTGCAGACAAAGTGAGAGGGAGGaagagagaggagaaagaagGGCATGCGCAAGAACAAGTGTCACGGAGAAGCAGTTACAGATGGGACACGTGGCAGCGGTGATGGCACTCTCACCTTCCACTTCTCAACAACTGTTGTATTATgcttccatcttcttcttctctctattcttcatCCTCTGCCTTTTCGCTCACTCTGCTCAATCCTCATTTTCTTCAAAACCAAACCTAACACCAATG GTGAGAACGGTTAACAGAATATGGAAAATATTCTGCCAGAAAATGCAG GGAAGTAAAAATCAATGTCAATTATCAGAGATGAAATGTAATATTTCCAGCTTAGGACATTTCTTTGGATTACTTGACGCCAACTTCTTTGACGATAAACAG ATTGGGGAGATTGCTGAAGGTGCAGAGGAATTCAATATTCCAATCATAAAAGCCAATAGAAAACTTGTAGCTTATGAGAATGGGGGTTTGCATTATCCTTCTCCTTTAGTTTTCAATGCTGATTGGAACTATGAGCCAGTTCATTATGAAAACAAAAGGTTCAACTATCCTTCCATCTCTGGTGTACAGAGACCTGATTCTGAAGATGATATTGCCTTTATGAGC GTTCTTGAGTTAGGTGAACTCATCAAAACAAAGCAAATTACTTCTCAGCAGCTTACACAAATATTCTTGCGGAGATTGAAAAA GTACAATCCTACTCTTGAAGCTGTAGTCACTTATACCGAAGAGTTAGCACAGGAGCAAGCCAAAGAAGCAGACAAGTTGCTCAGCCAGGGAGTCTATCTGG GGCCTCTTCATGGGATTCCTTACGGATTGAAGGACATAATATCAGTACCCAAATACAAAACGACCTGGGGAtcaaaatcattcaaaaatcaaattattaacaCGGAAGCTTGGGTCTATAAAAG AACTAGGAATCCATGGAATATTGAGGAATTTTCTACTGGATCATCTGCTGGACCTGCAGCAAGCACCTCAGCCG GTATGGTTCCATTCGCGTTTGGTACAGAAACAGCTGGATCCATAACTTATCCAGCAGCTCGATGTGGGGTGACAGCATTGCGCCCAACTTTTGGAACTATTGGTCGAAGTGGTGTGATGAGCATTTCAGAAAGCTTG GATAAGCTTGGCCCTTTCTGTAGATCTGCTACTGATTGTGCCATTATTCTCGATATTGTTCGGGGAAGAGATCTTGATGATCCCTCGTCAAAAGATAGCTCCCTTGATGATCCATTCCTGGTTGACATTTCTAAATTGACCGTTGGATATCTCGAAGATGCCGAAATGGAG GTTGTTCATGTTCTTGCATCAAAAGGTGTCAAGATGGTCCCTTTCAAACTGAATTACACAGTTGATTCTGTTCAAGGtatcttaaatttcacaatGGACGTTGACATGCTATCCCACTTTGATGAGTGGCAACGCTCAGGTGAGGATAATGTGTACGAAGCCCAAGACCAGTGGCCCACTGAACTACGCCGAAGCCGCATAATTCCAGCAGTGGACTATGTGCAG GCACAAAGAGCACGGGGAAGGCTAATAAAGGAAATAAGAGAGTCCTTCACTGTTGATGCATTCATTGGCAATGCAACTGATTGGGAGAGAGTTTGTATTGGAAATCTTGTTGGTTTACCAGTCATAGTAGTGCCAACAGGACTTAAAAATATCTCTCATCCACCACCAGGTGGAACTAGAAGAAGAACTACAATCACCACTGGCATTTATGCTCCCCCTAACCGAGACCACATT GCTCTGGCGGTGGCAATGGCTTACCAAGCTGTCACCAATCACCATAAACAGCGGCCACCAATCAATGATCTCGGGCCAAATGATAAGATCCCTGACCCAGTTTCTGGTAGTACCTACCCTTCCAGGGTTTTGGGCATTGCTCCTTCATCTACTTGA